The stretch of DNA ACCCGCACCGTGCGCGAGGACAAGGGCCTCATCGATTACCTGCTGCGGAACCGTCACACCTCGCCGTTCGAGCAGGTGATAATCACGGTGCATGCCAAGATGCCCATTTTCGTGGCCCGCCAGTGGGTCCGTCACCGCACCGCCCGCCTGAACGAGATTTCGGGCCGCTACAGCGAGATGAAAGACGAGTTCTACGTGCCCGAGCCCGAGCGCGTGCTGCCCCAGGACACTGTCGACAAGCAGGCCAGCCAGGAGGGCGGCTCCCTTCCGCCCGAGGTGCGCCGCCGCGCGGTGGAATCGATCCTGCGCGAGCAGGAGGCGGTTTTCTCCGGGTACCGGAGGATGCTGGACGACGGGGTCAGCCGGGAGCTGGCCCGGATCAACCTGCCGCTGTCGCTCTACACGGAGTGGTACTGGCAGATCGACCTGAACAACCTGTTCCATTTCCTGGCCCTGCGCCTGGACAAGCACGCCCAGTGGGAGATCCGTCAGTACGCCGAGGCCCTGGCCACGATCACCCGGGCCGTGGTCCCGCTGGCCTGGGAATCGTTCGAGGAGCACGTGCTGGGCGGGGCCAATCTCTCCCGGAGTGAGGTGGAGGCGGTGCGGGCGATGCTGGCCGGGGGGGAGTGCCCGCTGGCCGGCCGGCGCCGGGACGAGTTCAAGGTCAAGCTCGGCCTGGAGTGAGGGACAGCTTTCAGTTTGGTGGATGATAGAAAAATTTAGGGGCACGGCATGCCGTGCCCCGATCGTTTTAATAATTCTAATTAAATGCCGCGACTCAGACCTTGTGCCCCTGGGCGAGCTGGGACGGGCTCCAGTCGCCGCGGGCCACGGCCGGGACAAAGTCGGTCAGCCCCGCCGGGGCGAACGCCAGCTTGCGGCCCTGCTCGGCCGACATGTAGGCGGTCATAAGCAGCTTGGTCACCAGCAGGCCGTCCTCCAGGTCCTCGGACGGCTGACGGCCGTCCAGGAAAGCCTGGACCATGTGACGGTTCTGGTCCGTGTAGCCGTAGACCACCTCCTCGGCCGGCACAACCGGCATCAGGCCCTGCTCGGCGTTCTGCTTCTCCACCAGGTCCTCGCCGGCCTGGCCTTTCACGTTGCGGCTGAAAAACACGGACAGCTCGCTGTTGAGGCTCGATGAGTTCAGCGAGTACTCCGGACCCATTACCTCGTAGGTCAGGCGCAGGCCCGCCCCCACGAAACACCAGCTCGTGGTCACCTCGCCCGCCGCGATCCGTCCGTCATCCCCCTGGAAAGTCACAGTGGCGCGGGCGTAGTCCTCTGCCGGGTGGTGGATGTAGTCCACCTGGCCGCCGCTGCGCTGGCTCAGGATCGCGGCGTACTCCGGGCGGCTCCACTTGAGGCAGCCGATCTCGGCGCTCACCGCCACCGGTTTGAGCGAGTCCTTGGGCTTGGAGGGGTCGCGCAGCAGAAGGCGCGCCACCTCGACCGAGTGGCAGAGCATGTCGTTGAGCACTCCGCCGCCGCCGGTCTTACCCATCCAGAACCAGGGCTCGTGCGGACCCGAATGCTCCTCGGCGCAGCGGGCCAGGTAGGGCGGTCCGGCCAGGGCCGCGCCGCGGCGCCACAGGATATCGCGGCCGCGCACCACCGTGGGGCTGAAACACTGGTCCTCCAGGTAGCCGTGCAGGATGCCGGTTTCCTTGATAAGCTCCACCACGCGCTCGGCCTCGCGCACGTTGCGCGCCAGGGGCTTTTCAATCGCGATCCCGCGCAGCTTGCCCTTGCCGCTTTTTATCGTGGCGGCGATCTCCTCGATCATCGGTACGCGCAGGTAGTTCGGCCCGCAGACCCAGATCGCGTCCACCCGCGGATCGGCCACCATCTCGCTGATAGTGGCGTAGACCGTGGGGTCGCCCACGCGGCAGCGGCGGCAGTTCTCCGCCGTGGCCTGGGCGCGCTCAGGGGTGCGGCCCACCAGGGCCACTATATCGGCATCCCGCACGCCCTGCCAGGAGCGGATGTGGAAATTGGTGATGAAACCGGTCCCGATGAACCCCACGCCGAGCCTGCTGCCCATGGACCCCTCCACTGAGAAGTTAATGCAATTATGAGTTGAGTGAGAATCGATGCCAATGTCAGGGTGACAGATAAGGTAGGCCCTGCGGCGGGAGCTGTCAACCGGAATCGGCGGCTCAGTCGCGCAGGTCGAACCTAACACGCAGGCTGAGGCCCAGGCTTTCCTCGTGCACGAAAGCGGGCAGTGGCGGGAACGGGGCCGAGCGGTGGACACACTCGGCTGCGGCGCGGTTCAGGGCGGTATAGCGGCAGGGCGCGGAAAGGCTGACTTCGCCTGCCAGGCTGCCATCCGGCGCGATGGCGAAACTCAGGCCCACCTCGCCCTGCTGGCCCAGGCGACGGCAGGTCTCCGGGTAGCGGCGCTCCCGCTCGATCCGGGCGTAGAGGGCCGACAGGTAATCGTCCAGAGCACGCGCCGAATCGGCGTTGAACTGTGGTTCAGCCTCGCCGGGCAGGTTCGGGGACAGGGGTAGATCGAGCGCGGGCGGTGGTC from bacterium encodes:
- the thyX gene encoding FAD-dependent thymidylate synthase, which codes for MAHMQTEAAEALLDKPIQVLDKGFVRLVDYLGSDARIVQSARVSYGAGTRTVREDKGLIDYLLRNRHTSPFEQVIITVHAKMPIFVARQWVRHRTARLNEISGRYSEMKDEFYVPEPERVLPQDTVDKQASQEGGSLPPEVRRRAVESILREQEAVFSGYRRMLDDGVSRELARINLPLSLYTEWYWQIDLNNLFHFLALRLDKHAQWEIRQYAEALATITRAVVPLAWESFEEHVLGGANLSRSEVEAVRAMLAGGECPLAGRRRDEFKVKLGLE
- a CDS encoding Gfo/Idh/MocA family oxidoreductase — protein: MGSRLGVGFIGTGFITNFHIRSWQGVRDADIVALVGRTPERAQATAENCRRCRVGDPTVYATISEMVADPRVDAIWVCGPNYLRVPMIEEIAATIKSGKGKLRGIAIEKPLARNVREAERVVELIKETGILHGYLEDQCFSPTVVRGRDILWRRGAALAGPPYLARCAEEHSGPHEPWFWMGKTGGGGVLNDMLCHSVEVARLLLRDPSKPKDSLKPVAVSAEIGCLKWSRPEYAAILSQRSGGQVDYIHHPAEDYARATVTFQGDDGRIAAGEVTTSWCFVGAGLRLTYEVMGPEYSLNSSSLNSELSVFFSRNVKGQAGEDLVEKQNAEQGLMPVVPAEEVVYGYTDQNRHMVQAFLDGRQPSEDLEDGLLVTKLLMTAYMSAEQGRKLAFAPAGLTDFVPAVARGDWSPSQLAQGHKV
- a CDS encoding TonB family protein; amino-acid sequence: MYRLRRQYERYALYALLLSSALHLLLAFTPASFGAWVFGVKESASRALPSLELIELAPEPAPELVEQPPAPPTIGGNRVIAPPPPVPRLSAQDADSSPLASLALPTESGPPPALDLPLSPNLPGEAEPQFNADSARALDDYLSALYARIERERRYPETCRRLGQQGEVGLSFAIAPDGSLAGEVSLSAPCRYTALNRAAAECVHRSAPFPPLPAFVHEESLGLSLRVRFDLRD